Below is a genomic region from Deltaproteobacteria bacterium.
GACCTCGGCTTTCGTCTCGAGGTCCAGGTACACCCACACACCCTCGCGGCTCGCGTCGACGCGGGTGGTCGTCGTGCCGTCGCCGTTGTCGGTGTGGGCGATCCGTCCGGGGACGTCGGCGTCGGTGCCGGTTCCGGCGTCCGCGCCAGCGGATGGATCGGGGCCGATGTCGTCGGCGCACCCGGCCACCGCGAGGCCCGCGGCGACGAGGGCGGTCGTGATCGGATTGCGCAGGTAGACAGGCATGGTCGTCGTCCTTTCGTTGTTGGTGTGACCGCGCGTCACGGCGCCCGCCGTTCGCGCTCGTCGTCGACGAGCCGCAGCGCGGGGCGCTTCGGTCGCTCGGATTGCTGTGCAAGGTTGGCCATTGCCGTCGCGACCACGGTCGCGAACGTCTCGTAATCTTCGCGAGTCATACGTACGGTCACCGGCCCGGCGTGCACGTGAACGGCGCCACACGAACACAGCTCCACGCGGTAGCCGGGCAAGTGAGCCAACAGCTGGCGTTGGCAAGCCTCGCCGGCGGTCATGGGATCTCCTTTCGCGTCGTGTCGCTCAGCGAGTAGCGGCCGGTCAGCCCGGCGTATAGGCGGCGAGGTGGTATCGGCACCAGGTCGGCGTCGCCGGCGTCGAGCGCGTTGGCGACGCCGGCGAACAGATCGAGGGCGTCGGTGATGCGGACGCGAACGCGGACGTCGAGATCGACGTAGGGGTCGGCGGCGATCGGCATGTCGTCGGCGTAGAACGTCCGCGCCCCGACGAGGCTGCCGCGGGCGGTCACCCGGGTGCGCCAGCGCGCGAGGTGGACGTCGATCTCGCCGGACAGCCGGTGCGCGGCGCGGCCGGGCAGCGCGCGATCCGCCTTCCGGTCGAGAGTGTCGAGCCACGCGTACGCCAGCGCGACGGTCGCCGGGCCCTGCCGGAGGCGCGCGCGAAGCTCGGCGCCGCGCGTGCGCGCCGAGGCGATGTTGACGTAGTGAAACCGGCGCGTGCCGTCGGCGCCGCTGTCGGGTGCGACGTCGGTGGCGATCATGTCGTGCAGGTCGGTGTGAAATGCCGCCGCGGCCAGCCACAGCCGGCGCGACAGCCGCGCCTCGACGCCGGCGTCGACGGTGCGCGACGTCTCGGGCTCGAGGTCTGGGTTGCCGTCGACGCGGTAGCCGGCGCTCGGGTTCTCGAACCGCAGCAGCAACTGCTTGAAACTCGGCGCGCGAAACCCCCACCCGTAGCTCGCGCGCGCAACCCAGCGTTCGGTCACGTCCCAGCGCGCCGCGAGCTTGGGCGTCGCGTGGGTGCCGAACTGCGAGTCGACGTCGACCCGCACGCCGGGCACCACCGCCACGTGGGGCTCGGCGCTGGCGAACCACTCGTCCTGGGCGAACACACCGAGCCGTCGACGGCGACCGTCGTCGCGCAGGCGCGGCGAGAACAGCGACTCGGTCGACGCCTCGGCGCCGACGGTCACGGCATGGCGGTCGGCGACGACGGCGTCGACCTGCACGTCGATCTCGGCGAGCGCCTCGCGGGTGCGCTCGAACTGGTCGAGGGCGTCGGAGCCGCGCTGGTCCGACAGGTACTGGTCGCGCAGGTGCGCGTAGGACGCGGCAGCGGTCACGCGCACCAGGGGCGCCGGCCGCCACGTGGCGCGGAGGCTGGCCGTCGCGATCTCGGTGCGCGTCGTTCGGTCGAACACGGCGCCGGACGCGCTGGCGTCGACGCCGCGGCGGTCGCGGAGGTCGTAGTCGCCCCGCGCGGCGAGCGTCACCTCCGACGTTGCGGCGACCGACGTCCGCGCCGCGACGTGCGCGTCGTCGTAGGCGCTGCCGGTGGTCGCCGGATCGGCCGGCGCGCGGTCGAACGCGTCGGCGCGGTGCCAGCCGGCGCTGATCCGGCCGCGCCACGGGCCGGCGGTGCCGGCGAGTCGGGCGCTGGCGTCGAGCGAGCCGCCGGTGCCGGCGGCGGCGTGGACGGTCGCCTCCACCGGAGACGCCGCGCTCCGCGTGATGATCTGGATGACACCGCCGATCGCGTCGGAGCCGTACAGCGCCGACGCCGGGCCCTTGACGATCTCGATGCGTTCGATGTCCTCGACCGCGAACCGCTCGAGATCGATCGCGCCGCCGACGCGGCCGATCGCGCGCTCGCCGTCGACGAGCACGAG
It encodes:
- a CDS encoding TonB-dependent receptor — encoded protein: MGQGRRPTRRCRRARVRRLAAVARPDPRAAADVLRAARRGGGGAMIASVPRGPSSLSSARPARRVPCRRSARGLCLRSLALAAALAATVAGAEISHAGAGSDGGADRAGAGAAGDTDDPSAADADLLDGEVIVVTGSRTEHPLAATTTATDVITRDQIEASGAENVADLLAHHPGLDVFRSFRGAAVRVQGLAPDYVLVLVDGERAIGRVGGAIDLERFAVEDIERIEIVKGPASALYGSDAIGGVIQIITRSAASPVEATVHAAAGTGGSLDASARLAGTAGPWRGRISAGWHRADAFDRAPADPATTGSAYDDAHVAARTSVAATSEVTLAARGDYDLRDRRGVDASASGAVFDRTTRTEIATASLRATWRPAPLVRVTAAASYAHLRDQYLSDQRGSDALDQFERTREALAEIDVQVDAVVADRHAVTVGAEASTESLFSPRLRDDGRRRRLGVFAQDEWFASAEPHVAVVPGVRVDVDSQFGTHATPKLAARWDVTERWVARASYGWGFRAPSFKQLLLRFENPSAGYRVDGNPDLEPETSRTVDAGVEARLSRRLWLAAAAFHTDLHDMIATDVAPDSGADGTRRFHYVNIASARTRGAELRARLRQGPATVALAYAWLDTLDRKADRALPGRAAHRLSGEIDVHLARWRTRVTARGSLVGARTFYADDMPIAADPYVDLDVRVRVRITDALDLFAGVANALDAGDADLVPIPPRRLYAGLTGRYSLSDTTRKEIP